One genomic window of Candidatus Omnitrophota bacterium includes the following:
- a CDS encoding PilZ domain-containing protein encodes MKERRRFPRYDHAIEVRYSTPGIAAIEGYTVSKNISRVGLRMPITRIVKEGDVINLDIEPKHKEGPVSATGKVVWTRPINRLARLEMDAGVEFIKIDHSRANRLFESVY; translated from the coding sequence ATGAAAGAGCGTAGAAGGTTCCCCAGATACGACCACGCTATAGAAGTGAGATATTCCACCCCGGGAATAGCTGCAATAGAGGGCTACACAGTAAGTAAAAACATTTCGAGAGTCGGCCTTCGCATGCCCATAACGAGGATAGTGAAAGAGGGGGACGTGATAAACCTCGACATAGAGCCGAAGCACAAGGAAGGGCCTGTATCCGCTACCGGCAAAGTGGTCTGGACGAGGCCGATAAACCGCCTGGCCCGGCTGGAAATGGACGCAGGCGTAGAGTTCATAAAGATCGACCACAGCCGCGCAAACCGCCTCTTCGAGTCAGTTTATTAG